A window of Acidimicrobiales bacterium contains these coding sequences:
- a CDS encoding acylglycerol kinase family protein, translating to MPVTSPIGPLALVVNPEAGGRKGSRRLDRLRRALDDQGLDHEVRATLAPGDGARAARQALEDGARLLVAVGGDGTVHEVVNGMLDGDGRAHVTGAVLGVVAAG from the coding sequence GTGCCCGTGACGAGCCCCATCGGCCCCCTCGCGCTCGTCGTCAACCCCGAGGCGGGCGGCCGGAAGGGCTCCCGGCGCCTCGACCGCCTGCGCCGGGCGCTCGACGACCAGGGGCTCGATCACGAGGTCCGGGCGACCCTGGCACCGGGGGACGGGGCGCGGGCGGCGCGCCAGGCGCTGGAGGACGGCGCCCGGTTGCTGGTGGCGGTGGGCGGTGACGGTACGGTGCACGAGGTCGTCAACGGGATGCTCGACGGCGATGGGCGGGCCCATGTCACCGGCGCCGTCCTCGGCGTGGTGGCGGCCGGC